In Spirobacillus cienkowskii, a genomic segment contains:
- the coaE gene encoding dephospho-CoA kinase (Dephospho-CoA kinase (CoaE) performs the final step in coenzyme A biosynthesis.): MCKKIAITGGIGSGKSTLSKILAKKGYCVWDADLFSREVLFFPEVQARIKTIFGDSVFISPGILNRDYIRNQVFSKPKLKKSLESILHPAILELYNSRLEVLNKIAPSAWVFYEASLILELKRQSSFDFCIVVVADESVKLKRLEEKRKISVSEAKKIIHTQMPDSEKITHADFVIDNSKSFQNLEKQTHKLILHLTKRFSHN, translated from the coding sequence ATGTGTAAAAAGATTGCAATTACAGGAGGTATTGGTTCTGGAAAATCAACACTTTCTAAAATATTAGCAAAAAAAGGTTATTGCGTTTGGGACGCAGATTTATTTTCTCGTGAGGTGTTATTTTTTCCAGAAGTGCAAGCAAGAATTAAAACAATTTTTGGTGATTCTGTGTTTATTAGTCCTGGAATTTTAAATAGAGATTATATTCGTAATCAAGTATTTTCTAAACCAAAATTAAAAAAATCATTAGAAAGTATTTTGCACCCGGCAATATTGGAACTGTATAATTCAAGATTAGAAGTACTTAACAAAATTGCCCCCTCTGCTTGGGTTTTTTACGAAGCATCTTTAATTTTAGAGCTTAAAAGGCAAAGTAGTTTTGATTTTTGTATTGTTGTTGTAGCCGATGAATCTGTAAAACTAAAAAGACTTGAAGAAAAAAGAAAAATTTCAGTCTCCGAAGCAAAAAAAATTATCCATACTCAAATGCCTGATAGTGAAAAAATTACCCATGCCGACTTCGTAATTGATAATTCTAAATCATTTCAAAATCTTGAAAAACAAACCCACAAACTCATTTTGCATTTAACCAAAAGATTTAGTCATAACTAA
- the era gene encoding GTPase Era, with product MKKKCGYVALLGRPNAGKSTFLNAILGSKLAVVSNKPQTTRNKILGIFTESDCQILLLDTPGIHQDQGLPKINQMMNKTAWNVLAEADLVCYLIDVSQGWHPEDTLWLKGILKKYNKKLLLLATKSDKVKIKEAEQERLNIEQQFQSLLKDLSSSNSLNCQLAENTSILVSSKTPEHVVFMRKLISTHMPISDWLFGEDDLTDRSQKFVCSEIIREQIFRQLGQELPYKIAVVIEKFTTEQKVVKILATLIVDRESQKGIVIGKKGVRLKNIGMLARVSLEKHLEKKVFLELFVKVKPGWTENLSMLSEFADLHDLSETN from the coding sequence ATGAAGAAAAAATGCGGATATGTGGCATTACTTGGCAGACCCAATGCGGGAAAAAGCACGTTTTTAAATGCAATACTTGGCTCAAAATTAGCTGTTGTCAGCAATAAGCCCCAAACAACAAGAAACAAAATTTTAGGCATTTTCACAGAAAGCGATTGTCAAATTCTTTTGCTTGACACCCCAGGCATTCATCAAGATCAAGGGTTGCCTAAAATCAATCAAATGATGAACAAAACAGCCTGGAACGTATTAGCTGAAGCCGACCTTGTATGTTATTTGATTGACGTTTCTCAGGGCTGGCATCCAGAAGATACACTTTGGCTAAAGGGTATTTTAAAAAAATACAATAAAAAGCTTCTACTCCTTGCAACTAAATCAGATAAGGTTAAGATAAAAGAAGCAGAACAAGAAAGACTAAACATTGAACAACAATTTCAAAGCCTTTTAAAGGATTTGAGTTCTTCAAATAGTTTAAATTGTCAACTTGCTGAAAATACGTCTATTCTAGTTTCATCTAAAACTCCAGAACATGTCGTATTTATGAGAAAGCTCATATCCACTCATATGCCGATTAGCGATTGGCTATTTGGCGAGGATGATCTTACTGACAGATCGCAAAAATTTGTATGTAGTGAAATTATTCGTGAACAAATTTTTCGTCAGCTTGGTCAGGAGCTGCCATATAAAATAGCTGTTGTTATTGAAAAATTTACCACTGAGCAAAAAGTCGTAAAAATTTTAGCAACATTAATTGTAGATCGCGAATCTCAAAAAGGTATAGTCATTGGAAAAAAAGGGGTGCGACTTAAAAATATTGGAATGTTAGCAAGAGTTTCATTAGAAAAACATCTTGAAAAGAAGGTATTCTTAGAACTTTTTGTTAAAGTTAAACCTGGTTGGACCGAAAATTTAAGTATGCTTTCAGAATTCGCTGATCTGCACGATTTAAGCGAAACAAATTGA
- a CDS encoding ribonuclease III family protein, whose protein sequence is MFSDRLLLLKSHLCELNFVKLSRVFPQIEANIDKLGEIQDHRYKDKKIAAISIVHRSSLVYWPHDRSGIFSNERLEFFGDAFLSFFIASEAMIAHKSLQEGDLSRLRAAIVGTENLALKSRDLGIGECLLVGKAEMNSNPQRRDNVLADAFEAVTAALLLDAGEEKAHMWLLKVFANDLKAGQDILLKFDSKSKLQQWTQGIIGLPPSYRTIGTEGTPQETFFIVAAFVGNTEIGRASAASKREASKKVAEKILNEIELGKLTKDMVISFFEGKK, encoded by the coding sequence ATGTTCAGCGATCGTCTTTTGCTTCTTAAATCTCACTTGTGTGAGCTTAATTTTGTAAAGTTAAGCCGAGTTTTCCCTCAAATTGAAGCCAATATTGATAAACTTGGAGAAATACAAGATCACAGATATAAAGACAAAAAAATTGCCGCTATTTCTATTGTTCATCGTTCATCTCTCGTCTACTGGCCTCACGATAGATCTGGCATATTTTCAAATGAACGTCTTGAGTTTTTTGGCGATGCGTTTCTTAGCTTTTTTATTGCTTCTGAAGCCATGATTGCCCACAAGTCTTTGCAAGAAGGCGATCTTTCTCGCTTAAGAGCAGCAATAGTAGGAACAGAAAATCTTGCTTTAAAAAGCAGAGATCTTGGTATAGGAGAATGTCTTCTGGTTGGAAAAGCAGAAATGAACTCAAACCCTCAAAGAAGAGATAACGTCCTTGCTGACGCTTTTGAGGCCGTAACCGCCGCTTTACTTCTTGACGCCGGCGAAGAAAAAGCACATATGTGGTTACTTAAAGTTTTTGCCAACGATCTTAAAGCTGGACAAGACATTCTTCTTAAATTTGATTCAAAAAGTAAGTTACAACAATGGACTCAAGGAATTATAGGTCTTCCTCCATCCTATAGAACGATAGGTACCGAGGGAACCCCCCAAGAAACTTTTTTTATTGTTGCCGCCTTTGTTGGAAACACAGAAATAGGAAGAGCATCTGCAGCTAGCAAAAGAGAAGCTAGCAAAAAGGTTGCAGAAAAAATTTTAAATGAAATTGAATTAGGAAAATTAACAAAAGATATGGTCATTAGTTTTTTTGAAGGTAAAAAATGA